From the genome of Neosynechococcus sphagnicola sy1, one region includes:
- a CDS encoding pentapeptide repeat-containing protein: MDGANLTGANLLNVNLSQVSAVATNFRRVNLKGGNLTASNLRGANLRGANLAGVNLLRTILENANLAQANLQGLFLSDTNFSRCDLQGANLRGAVLAATELSRTNLSNTDLSGLNLRGANLNNSNLTGANLMATDLRAVNLTLAVLTKANLSNAKLNNSYLYGTNLEEANLMGADLSKTYLRRAQMHRANLSNTQLQQADLRGVAAVEATFNNAQLQESILVSADLRGANFQGANLSGADLRNAVLLGTSFQGAVLQNAKVEGAIGLVR, translated from the coding sequence ATGGATGGTGCCAATTTAACAGGAGCGAATCTGCTCAACGTCAACCTCAGTCAGGTCTCCGCAGTGGCGACCAACTTCCGTCGGGTCAACCTTAAGGGAGGGAACTTGACCGCCAGTAACCTGAGAGGGGCGAATTTGAGAGGGGCAAATTTGGCAGGGGTGAACCTGCTCCGCACCATTCTAGAAAATGCTAATCTTGCCCAAGCGAATCTCCAAGGTTTGTTCTTGAGTGACACTAACTTCAGTCGTTGTGATTTACAAGGCGCAAATCTTCGGGGGGCTGTGCTGGCGGCAACGGAGTTAAGTCGTACCAACCTTAGTAATACGGATCTCAGTGGCCTGAATTTGCGGGGGGCAAATTTGAACAACAGTAACCTCACAGGCGCAAATCTGATGGCTACAGATCTGCGTGCAGTGAATCTTACCCTAGCAGTGCTCACCAAGGCCAATCTGAGTAATGCCAAATTGAACAATAGCTACCTGTACGGCACCAACCTGGAGGAGGCGAATCTCATGGGTGCTGACCTCAGTAAAACCTATCTCCGTCGTGCCCAAATGCACCGCGCCAATCTGAGTAATACCCAGCTCCAACAGGCTGATCTGAGAGGGGTAGCCGCCGTTGAGGCTACCTTCAACAATGCCCAGTTACAGGAATCGATTCTAGTTAGCGCTGATCTGCGGGGGGCAAATTTCCAGGGAGCCAACCTCAGTGGTGCTGACTTGCGAAATGCAGTTTTGTTAGGCACCAGCTTTCAGGGAGCCGTCTTGCAAAATGCCAAGGTGGAGGGGGCGATTGGTCTTGTTCGGTAA
- a CDS encoding pentapeptide repeat-containing protein, with the protein MPTPLVGTPLQWSVVGLLSLICLSTPAWAAKPEQVQQLLATKHCRGCDLREAALQGANLAGADLEGANLEAADLQQAHLSGASLTSARLLNANLAGADLSGSNLSQANLMTANLQQAQLPSANLKTCQSATGEFKRRATSAMPRWMVPI; encoded by the coding sequence ATGCCCACTCCCCTAGTTGGAACCCCTCTACAATGGTCTGTCGTAGGGCTATTGAGCCTCATTTGCCTGTCAACCCCAGCTTGGGCTGCCAAGCCTGAACAAGTGCAGCAACTGTTGGCAACCAAACACTGTCGGGGCTGTGATCTGCGAGAGGCAGCCCTACAAGGTGCCAATTTGGCAGGGGCGGATTTAGAAGGCGCAAATCTGGAAGCTGCCGATCTGCAACAGGCTCACTTGAGTGGTGCATCCCTGACCAGTGCTCGACTGTTAAATGCCAACCTAGCAGGGGCAGACCTCAGCGGGAGTAACCTCAGTCAAGCCAACCTCATGACCGCCAATCTCCAGCAGGCGCAATTACCATCTGCCAACTTAAAAACGTGCCAATCTGCAACAGGTGAATTTAAAAGGAGGGCAACCTCAGCCATGCCCAGATGGATGGTGCCAATTTAA
- a CDS encoding FGGY-family carbohydrate kinase produces MIIDPAFYLGIDFGTSGARAVVMDAHEQQLAETRYTFGNNRDRTATWRIALFSLIRDFPTELRNQIRGIAIDGTSSTVLLCDRAGNPLDQPLLYNDDRGQAVLPTLQRIAPPDHPVLSATSSLAKLLWWQQQSHFSAARYLLHQADWLAYLLHGQLGVSDYHNSLKLGYDVVHFCYPDWLTRLAIADLLPSVRVPGEAIAPILPSVGEELGLPPDCQVCAGTTDSIAAFLASGAQVPGDAVTSLGSTLVLKLLSHIPVENAHFGIYSHRLGDRWLVGGASNTGGAVLQQFFTVEQLQYLSQQIPTHQESALNYYPLLKPGERFPINDPQLQPRLQPRPSNAVTFLHGLLESMARIEAEGYAQLQALGATPLSCIYTAGGGAANTAWSQIRARQLGVTFRQAASGDAAYGAALLAFRGC; encoded by the coding sequence ATGATCATTGACCCTGCTTTTTATCTAGGCATTGACTTTGGCACCTCGGGAGCCAGAGCTGTGGTCATGGATGCCCACGAGCAGCAGTTGGCTGAAACCCGATACACCTTCGGCAACAATCGTGATAGAACTGCCACTTGGCGCATCGCCCTTTTTAGCTTAATCAGAGACTTTCCGACAGAACTTCGCAACCAGATTCGTGGGATCGCCATTGATGGTACCTCTTCCACGGTGTTGCTGTGCGATCGCGCTGGGAATCCTCTGGATCAGCCCTTACTCTATAACGATGATCGAGGGCAGGCTGTTCTCCCGACCCTCCAGAGGATTGCTCCCCCCGATCATCCTGTTTTGAGTGCCACCTCCAGTCTGGCTAAACTCCTGTGGTGGCAGCAGCAGTCACATTTTTCAGCGGCTCGCTATCTCTTGCATCAAGCGGACTGGCTGGCCTATTTGCTCCATGGTCAACTGGGGGTCAGTGACTATCACAATAGTTTAAAGCTGGGTTACGATGTCGTTCATTTCTGCTATCCCGACTGGTTGACCCGCTTGGCGATCGCTGATTTATTGCCTTCGGTTCGAGTCCCTGGAGAAGCGATCGCCCCCATCTTGCCATCCGTGGGTGAGGAGCTGGGCTTACCCCCTGACTGCCAGGTGTGTGCAGGCACCACCGATAGCATTGCCGCCTTTTTAGCCAGTGGGGCACAGGTGCCTGGGGATGCAGTCACATCCCTGGGATCTACCCTGGTGCTGAAGCTGTTGAGTCATATCCCCGTAGAAAACGCCCACTTTGGGATTTACAGCCATCGTCTGGGCGATCGCTGGCTGGTGGGGGGGGCTTCCAACACAGGGGGCGCAGTCCTACAACAGTTCTTTACCGTTGAACAACTCCAATACCTCAGCCAGCAGATTCCCACCCATCAGGAGAGTGCCCTCAATTACTACCCCTTGCTCAAGCCAGGAGAACGCTTCCCCATCAATGATCCCCAACTCCAGCCACGGCTTCAGCCGCGCCCCAGCAATGCCGTGACATTTCTCCATGGCTTACTTGAAAGCATGGCGCGCATCGAGGCCGAGGGTTATGCCCAGCTACAAGCGTTGGGTGCAACGCCTCTATCCTGTATCTACACAGCCGGAGGAGGGGCTGCCAATACTGCTTGGTCTCAGATTCGGGCTCGACAATTGGGCGTGACCTTCAGGCAGGCGGCATCTGGAGATGCCGCCTATGGTGCGGCTCTTTTAGCCTTCAGGGGTTGTTGA
- a CDS encoding acyl-CoA desaturase — protein MTSNSIQTAPKEASLQLSWTNVVFFGSMHAIAMLAPWFFSWSALGVTIFLHWLFGSIGICLGYHRLLTHRSLQVPKVLEYVIAVIGALALQGGPIFWVAGHRLHHLHTEDIDKDPYSARRGFWWSHMLWLFYPQGDFFEYEAYKQFAPDLAKDPFYRWLNRYFLLLQLPLGVGLFVIGGWSFVIYGVFLRAVLLWHSTWLINSATHLRGYRTFYTNDNSRNLWWAAILTYGEGWHNNHHAHPNVAKAGWKWWEIDMTWWSIQLLRSLGIAQKVVLPPVIENT, from the coding sequence ATGACCTCCAATTCAATTCAAACGGCTCCCAAGGAAGCGTCACTCCAGCTGAGCTGGACCAATGTGGTGTTCTTCGGCTCAATGCATGCGATCGCGATGTTGGCTCCCTGGTTTTTTTCCTGGTCAGCCTTGGGCGTGACGATATTTCTGCACTGGTTGTTCGGCAGCATTGGTATTTGCTTGGGGTATCATCGCTTGTTAACCCACCGGAGTTTGCAGGTACCGAAGGTTTTAGAGTATGTGATTGCTGTGATTGGGGCTTTAGCTTTGCAAGGTGGCCCGATCTTTTGGGTCGCTGGACACCGTCTGCATCATCTGCACACCGAAGATATTGACAAAGATCCCTACTCAGCTCGCCGAGGTTTTTGGTGGAGTCATATGCTGTGGTTGTTCTACCCCCAGGGGGATTTTTTTGAGTACGAAGCTTATAAGCAATTTGCCCCGGATTTAGCCAAAGACCCCTTCTATCGCTGGCTCAATCGTTATTTTCTATTGCTACAGCTTCCCCTGGGAGTTGGCCTATTTGTTATTGGCGGTTGGTCATTTGTTATCTATGGCGTGTTCTTAAGGGCTGTTTTGCTCTGGCATAGTACGTGGTTGATCAACTCTGCAACTCATCTAAGAGGGTACCGAACCTTTTACACGAATGATAATTCTCGAAATCTTTGGTGGGCAGCAATTCTGACCTATGGGGAAGGCTGGCATAATAACCACCATGCTCACCCTAATGTGGCAAAAGCTGGCTGGAAATGGTGGGAAATAGATATGACGTGGTGGTCAATTCAACTTCTAAGAAGCTTAGGGATAGCCCAAAAAGTTGTGCTACCGCCCGTGATCGAAAATACTTAA